From Miscanthus floridulus cultivar M001 chromosome 15, ASM1932011v1, whole genome shotgun sequence, the proteins below share one genomic window:
- the LOC136506602 gene encoding subtilisin-like protease, which translates to MELHATLLLTSLVLIGLLPHTPQAITQGNCERSGLCTYIVRVSPPPNISMATSPSNFESWYRSFLPPHMERSPRSVSPFIHTYKEAILGFAIDLTDDEAEYVKSKDGVLMVYKDTLLPLLTTHTPDFLSLRPNGGAWDSLGMGEGSIIGLLDTGIDSAHSSFGDEGMSTPPSKWRGSCHFESGHCNKKLIGARSLIGGPNNTEVPLDDVGHGTHTASTAAGKFVQGASVLGSGNGTAAGMAPRAHLAMYKVCNEEGCYGSDILAGLEAAITDGVDILSMSLGGHAQPFHEDVIAIGTFSAMKKGIFVSCSAGNSGPLTGTLSNEEPWVLTVGASTMDRQMEAIVKLGDGRSFVGESAYQPSSLGPLPLMFQSAGNITGNVVACELEGSQVEIGQSIKDGGGAGVILLGAEDGGHTTIAAAHVLPASFLNSQDAAAVREYIKTSSKPTASIIFSGTSLGITPAPVVAYFSSRGPSTASPGILKPDVIGPGVNVIGAWPFKVGPNAAGGREHDTTFNSISGTSMSAPHLSGIAAIIKSAHPDWSPAVIKSAIMTTASVVYGNNQPILDEQLNPASHFSIGAGHVNPSQAISPGLVYDTDVEQYIMYLCGLGYTDSQVETITHQKDACNKGRKIAEAELNYPSIAIRASAGKLVVNRTVTNVGDAMSSYTIEIDMPKEVEATVSPTKLEFTKLKENQTFTVSLSWNASKTQHAQGSFKWVSSKHVVRSPIVIF; encoded by the coding sequence ATGGAGTTGCATGCTACACTCCTATTAACCTCCCTTGTTCTCATAGGCCTGCTACCACACACCCCTCAAGCCATCACCCAAGGAAATTGTGAAAGATCTGGCCTGTGCACGTATATTGTACGTGTGAGCCCTCCTCCAAATATTTCCATGGCTACGAGCCCCAGTAACTTTGAAAGCTGGTATAGATCATTCCTCCCCCCACATATGGAAAGATCGCCTCGATCAGTATCACCATTCATCCATACCTATAAAGAAGCCATTCTGGGGTTTGCTATAGACCTCACAGATGATGAGGCAGAGTATGTCAAGAGCAAAGATGGGGTCCTTATGGTGTACAAAGACACCCTTCTTCCGCTCTTGACAACCCACACACCTGATTTCCTAAGCCTACGACCAAATGGAGGGGCTTGGGATAGCTTAGGCATGGGCGAGGGAAGCATCATTGGTCTCCTAGACACGGGGATAGATTCGGCACACAGCTCTTTTGGCGATGAGGGCATGTCCACGCCGCCTTCTAAATGGCGTGGATCCTGCCACTTTGAAAGTGGTCATTGCAACAAGAAGCTTATTGGCGCAAGGTCATTGATTGGTGGCCCAAATAATACCGAGGTTCCATTGGATGATGTTGGCCATGGAACACACACTGCTAGCACGGCCGCTGGCAAGTTCGTGCAAGGCGCAAGTGTGCTTGGTAGTGGCAATGGTACTGCAGCTGGCATGGCCCCACGTGCGCACTTAGCCATGTACAAGGTGTGCAACGAGGagggctgctatggctcagacatACTTGCCGGACTGGAAGCCGCTATCACCGATGGTGTTGATATCTTGTCCATGTCACTCGGCGGTCATGCACAGCCCTTCCATGAAGATGTTATTGCCATCGGAACCTTTTCTGCTATGAAGAAGGGCATATTTGTGAGTTGTTCTGCCGGAAATTCCGGTCCGCTTACTGGCACACTAAGCAATGAAGAACCATGGGTCTTGACAGTGGGTGCAAGCACAATGGACCGGCAAATGGAAGCCATTGTGAAGCTTGGCGATGGCCGCTCCTTTGTTGGTGAGTCGGCCTACCAACCATCTAGCCTTGGCCCTTTGCCCCTGATGTTTCAATCTGCTGGAAACATCACGGGGAATGTTGTTGCTTGCGAGCTTGAAGGCTCTCAGGTCGAAATTGGACAATCTATCAaggatggtggtggtgctggcgtGATATTACTCGGAGCTGAGGATGGTGGCCATACAACTATTGCTGCAGCCCATGTCCTACCAGCATCATTTCTGAACTCTCAAGATGCTGCTGCCGTCAGAGAGTACATCAAGACATCCAGCAAGCCGACTGCCTCCATCATTTTCAGTGGCACGTCACTGGGAATCACTCCAGCTCCTGTAGTTGCGTACTTCTCGTCTAGGGGGCCTAGTACTGCAAGCCCTGGCATTCTGAAGCCAGACGTCATTGGACCCGGTGTGAACGTCATTGGAGCATGGCCGTTCAAAGTCGGACCAAATGCTGCCGGCGGCCGTGAACATGATACAACTTTCAACTCCATATCTGGAACATCAATGTCTGCACCTCACCTTAGTGGCATTGCAGCTATTATCAAGAGTGCACATCCAGATTGGTCACCGGCGGTGATCAAGTCAGCAATCATGACGACAGCCTCTGTCGTGTATGGTAACAACCAGCCAATCCTAGATGAGCAACTCAATCCAGCGAGTCATTTCAGTATCGGGGCCGGACATGTTAATCCTTCCCAAGCTATCAGCCCAGGCTTAGTGTACGACACCGACGTGGAGCAGTACATCATGTATCTCTGTGGCCTAGGCTACACAGATTCTCAGGTGGAGACAATCACGCATCAGAAGGATGCTTGCAACAAAGGAAGAAAAATAGCTGAAGCAGAGCTGAACTACCCTTCGATTGCAATAAGGGCGAGTGCAGGAAAACTTGTCGTGAATCGGACAGTCACAAATGTTGGAGATGCAATGTCATCTTATACCATTGAGATTGACATGCCAAAGGAAGTTGAGGCCACAGTGTCACCCACAAAGCTAGAGTTCACCAAGCTCAAGGAGAACCAAACATTTACTGTAAGCTTAAGCTGGAATGCTAGCAAAACTCAGCATGCTCAGGGAAGTTTCAAGTGGGTCTCTAGCAAGCATGTGGTGAGGAGCCCCATTGTAATATTCTAA